A region from the Arthrobacter roseus genome encodes:
- a CDS encoding winged helix-turn-helix domain-containing protein: MSVASGYVHISLRPQRRDNSPSFQHSRSAEAYSEGQGYRQLHAVPPYGDTAHPETAPTPVITPNGVPGPQPVSSDTAARGFVVYVGLDEEAATANGTTLTKLAQNIRAYVQELVPGAQSHAAVALAPAGAQGADIDVVRRALGDPTANRRPRAEARNHASGQRATGVLIDLARREVQLDGDILNLTFKEFELLNYLVENGTRTVSREELLESLWKNAEEVPNVRTIDVHIRRLRAKLSRLANTVRTVRGQGYRFYEHPEVVVWAAPEYSI; the protein is encoded by the coding sequence ATGTCAGTTGCATCCGGATACGTCCACATCTCCCTCCGCCCACAGCGACGCGATAATTCGCCGAGCTTTCAGCACTCTCGTTCCGCGGAGGCTTACTCCGAGGGACAGGGTTACCGGCAGCTTCATGCGGTTCCGCCCTATGGAGACACCGCCCATCCGGAAACAGCACCCACTCCCGTGATCACGCCCAACGGCGTCCCAGGCCCCCAGCCGGTCAGCAGTGACACTGCGGCCCGCGGTTTTGTGGTCTACGTCGGTCTCGACGAAGAAGCGGCGACGGCCAATGGGACCACGCTGACCAAGCTCGCGCAGAATATCCGCGCCTATGTTCAGGAACTGGTACCCGGCGCTCAGAGCCATGCCGCCGTCGCCCTTGCTCCTGCTGGCGCGCAGGGCGCAGATATCGACGTCGTCAGGCGGGCACTGGGCGATCCCACGGCCAATCGTCGGCCACGCGCCGAAGCGCGAAACCATGCCTCGGGGCAACGCGCTACCGGCGTACTGATTGATCTGGCCCGCCGGGAAGTTCAACTCGATGGCGACATCCTGAACCTGACCTTCAAAGAGTTCGAACTGCTGAACTACCTGGTGGAGAACGGCACCCGCACGGTGAGCCGTGAGGAGCTTCTGGAGTCCCTCTGGAAGAACGCTGAGGAAGTCCCGAACGTCAGGACCATTGATGTTCACATTCGGCGTCTGCGCGCAAAGTTGTCGAGGCTGGCGAATACCGTTCGCACCGTGCGCGGTCAGGGGTACCGTTTCTACGAGCACCCCGAAGTCGTCGTCTGGGCAGCTCCTGAATACTCCATCTAG
- the brxL gene encoding protease Lon-related BREX system protein BrxL yields the protein MTEAIILDPIDELAASAFEGYVVRKDLAQQFKGAYPVPTYVGEFLIGRYCATTDPDEIEEGLQIVRRLLADRTVRAGEEELFKSRARERMTIKLIDIVKARLDAKANAYLAELPSLGLKDVRIDDAVVRDNERMLTGGFYAEVDLYYDAVIADENNGKPFAIGSLRPIQLSTRDSLARLAEGRSRFTTEQWKHLLLRSVGFEPEQLTERQQDVLLLRMVPFVQRNFNMVELGPRGTGKSHLFQQVSPYAHLISGGKATVARMFVNNATGQRGLVAQYDVVCFDEVSGVSFDQKDGVNIMKGYMESGEFSRGRESIRADGSIVLVGNFDVDVAHQQRIGHLLSPLPPEMRDDTAFMDRIHAYLPGWDVPKLSPSYFTHHFGLVSDFLSECWSRLRDQSRLASVQGRVNYSDALSGRDLSAVNKTVDGLLKLVYPDAEAQIPDEDLEWAVRMALECRRRVKEQQRRIGTAEFRNTQFGYRIGEGVEQFVSTPELASPDSIGLDPLPPGQVWAIAEDGGGTGPGLYRIEAADTLGAGASGLLNQAAPAPLRESFKVAEQNLIAQARTLVGERNPREHNLTAQVRALDAAKSGAGLGLPILLALTSSMLQRSVRGGLITVGNLSLGGGVETVLNAAALAEHAMEKGASALLLPVSARRQLLDVSDEVATKVSFLFYSDARDALVKALDE from the coding sequence ATGACCGAAGCGATCATCCTTGACCCAATCGACGAGCTGGCGGCCTCTGCCTTTGAGGGGTACGTGGTCCGCAAGGACCTTGCTCAGCAATTCAAGGGCGCCTACCCCGTACCGACCTACGTCGGTGAGTTTCTCATCGGCCGCTATTGCGCCACCACCGACCCCGACGAGATTGAGGAGGGGTTGCAGATCGTGCGCCGGCTCCTCGCCGACCGCACCGTTCGGGCCGGGGAGGAAGAGCTTTTCAAGTCCCGCGCGCGCGAACGTATGACGATCAAACTCATCGATATAGTCAAGGCACGGCTGGACGCGAAAGCGAACGCATACCTCGCAGAGCTGCCGAGTCTCGGCCTCAAGGACGTCCGCATCGACGACGCCGTAGTCCGTGACAACGAGCGAATGCTGACCGGGGGTTTCTACGCCGAAGTGGATCTCTACTACGACGCCGTCATCGCCGATGAGAACAACGGCAAGCCCTTCGCCATTGGGTCGCTTCGTCCGATCCAACTCTCGACCCGCGATTCATTGGCTCGGTTGGCTGAAGGCCGCTCACGCTTCACGACTGAGCAGTGGAAGCACCTCCTGCTCCGGTCGGTGGGGTTTGAACCGGAGCAACTCACGGAGCGCCAGCAGGACGTTCTCTTGCTACGGATGGTCCCGTTCGTCCAGCGCAACTTCAACATGGTCGAGTTGGGGCCTCGCGGTACCGGCAAGTCGCACCTGTTCCAGCAGGTCTCGCCATACGCCCATCTCATCAGCGGTGGCAAGGCGACTGTCGCCCGAATGTTCGTAAACAATGCGACCGGCCAACGCGGGCTGGTTGCCCAGTACGACGTTGTGTGCTTTGACGAGGTCTCAGGCGTCTCCTTTGACCAGAAGGACGGCGTCAACATCATGAAGGGCTACATGGAGTCGGGTGAGTTCTCCCGTGGCCGAGAGTCGATCCGGGCTGATGGGTCGATTGTACTTGTTGGAAACTTCGACGTAGACGTTGCTCACCAGCAGAGGATCGGCCATTTGCTCTCGCCCCTTCCGCCGGAGATGCGGGATGACACGGCGTTCATGGACCGAATTCACGCATACCTACCGGGGTGGGATGTCCCGAAACTCAGCCCCTCGTACTTTACCCACCACTTCGGTCTAGTGAGCGACTTCCTCTCGGAGTGCTGGTCCCGCCTCCGCGACCAATCGAGACTGGCATCCGTCCAAGGACGGGTTAACTATTCCGATGCGCTCTCCGGGCGCGACCTGTCTGCGGTCAACAAGACGGTCGACGGCCTACTGAAGCTGGTCTATCCGGATGCCGAAGCGCAAATCCCCGACGAGGACCTGGAGTGGGCAGTCCGCATGGCGCTCGAATGTCGGCGACGTGTCAAGGAACAGCAGCGACGCATCGGGACAGCGGAATTCCGCAACACCCAGTTCGGCTATCGGATCGGCGAAGGAGTTGAACAGTTCGTCTCAACCCCGGAGCTCGCAAGCCCTGACTCGATCGGTTTGGACCCACTCCCGCCAGGTCAGGTGTGGGCCATCGCCGAGGATGGCGGAGGGACCGGCCCAGGTCTTTACCGCATCGAGGCGGCGGACACTCTAGGAGCTGGGGCATCAGGATTGCTCAACCAGGCAGCCCCAGCTCCACTCCGCGAAAGTTTCAAAGTCGCAGAGCAGAACCTTATTGCCCAAGCGCGCACTCTTGTCGGCGAACGCAATCCCCGCGAACACAACCTCACAGCGCAGGTCCGGGCACTTGACGCGGCGAAGTCGGGAGCTGGGCTTGGCTTGCCGATCCTTCTTGCGCTCACGTCCTCCATGCTTCAGCGATCCGTTCGTGGCGGCCTGATCACGGTCGGTAATCTCTCGCTGGGCGGTGGCGTCGAGACTGTGCTCAACGCGGCCGCTCTCGCCGAGCATGCAATGGAGAAGGGCGCGTCGGCGCTTCTGCTCCCCGTGTCGGCCCGCCGACAACTGCTTGACGTCAGCGACGAAGTGGCCACCAAGGTTTCGTTCCTGTTCTACAGCGACGCCCGCGACGCGCTCGTGAAAGCACTAGACGAGTAA
- a CDS encoding dihydrolipoyl dehydrogenase family protein has translation MTENEATDVIVIGAGAVGENVAGRVVEAGLSATLVESALIGGECSYWACMPSKALLRPGTALKAARSVAGSREAVAGGLDANAVLERRNSFTSNWDDSSQEKWVADAGIQLMRGKARLSAPRTVEVRHDDGGTSTLTARVAVVLATGSTPTQPPIKGLDSVEYWGTREATSAQEVPQSLAVIGGGVAGTELAQAFARLGSQVTMLVRGDLLETYPEPARRLVAKALEQDGVDLLLQTEASGVSATDDGVELTMPDGSTLKVEKLLVSTGRHPALADLGLEELGLDIKNLDPDDTGRVNDWLYAVGDAAGKVLLTHQGKYEARATADAIAGRVNGKVGDSPEPWSTYCATADHHAVPQVVFTDPEIAMVGMTLQQAQDAGLNVSETSLDIAVAGSALFADDYKGWAQMVVDEDRKVLLGMLFAGPGVSELLHSATIAIVGEVPLERLWHAVPAYPTISEVWLRLLEKYGL, from the coding sequence ATGACTGAAAACGAAGCAACAGATGTCATTGTGATCGGTGCCGGTGCTGTCGGTGAAAATGTTGCCGGGCGCGTGGTCGAGGCCGGCTTGAGCGCCACCCTCGTGGAGTCCGCGCTCATCGGCGGCGAGTGCTCCTATTGGGCGTGCATGCCGTCGAAAGCACTGCTTCGCCCGGGCACTGCCCTGAAAGCGGCTCGGTCGGTTGCAGGATCGAGGGAAGCGGTCGCCGGAGGGCTAGACGCTAACGCTGTCCTGGAGCGCCGCAATTCTTTCACTTCCAACTGGGATGATTCTTCGCAGGAGAAGTGGGTGGCCGACGCCGGAATCCAGCTCATGCGCGGAAAAGCGCGTTTGAGTGCGCCCCGCACGGTAGAAGTCAGGCACGACGACGGCGGGACATCCACGCTCACGGCACGGGTCGCCGTCGTACTTGCAACCGGTTCTACCCCTACCCAGCCACCTATCAAGGGGCTGGATTCCGTGGAGTACTGGGGTACGCGGGAGGCCACCAGCGCGCAGGAGGTTCCCCAGAGTCTTGCCGTGATCGGCGGAGGGGTTGCGGGTACTGAGTTGGCGCAGGCGTTCGCGCGGCTGGGCTCTCAGGTGACCATGTTGGTTCGCGGAGATCTGCTGGAAACCTACCCGGAACCTGCCCGCCGGCTCGTGGCCAAAGCATTGGAGCAGGACGGAGTCGATCTTCTGCTACAGACGGAAGCCTCCGGCGTTTCAGCGACCGACGACGGCGTCGAGCTGACCATGCCGGACGGCTCCACCCTGAAAGTCGAGAAGCTCCTCGTCTCTACCGGCCGGCATCCTGCGCTGGCAGACCTCGGTCTGGAAGAGCTGGGGCTGGACATCAAGAACCTCGATCCCGATGACACCGGGCGCGTGAATGACTGGCTCTACGCGGTTGGGGACGCAGCCGGCAAGGTCCTACTGACCCATCAGGGGAAGTACGAAGCGCGCGCCACAGCAGACGCCATCGCCGGACGAGTCAACGGAAAGGTGGGAGACAGTCCAGAGCCCTGGAGCACATACTGCGCGACGGCGGACCATCACGCTGTCCCGCAAGTGGTGTTCACAGACCCCGAGATCGCCATGGTCGGCATGACCCTCCAACAAGCGCAGGACGCCGGACTGAACGTTTCGGAGACGTCACTGGACATCGCCGTCGCCGGATCGGCTCTCTTTGCCGATGATTACAAGGGCTGGGCGCAGATGGTGGTGGACGAGGACCGGAAGGTGCTGCTCGGCATGTTGTTCGCCGGTCCCGGAGTTTCCGAGCTCTTGCACTCCGCAACCATCGCGATCGTGGGAGAGGTGCCTCTGGAACGGCTGTGGCACGCGGTGCCTGCCTATCCCACGATCAGCGAAGTATGGCTACGACTGCTGGAGAAGTACGGACTCTAG
- a CDS encoding GIY-YIG nuclease family protein, which yields MLRNTALPQTIQIYLPQGDPAGIRMAEITTRTVRVFEVPRPLLREFRDMPESKQVGVYFLFGSSSSGRPSCYIGQSGAIGDRLKQHSDKKDFWDHALVAVSLTNAWTNTHTGYMEWQAIKRATEAARYELHNGNDASNPHTPAPLESDCREYLETISILLTTLGYPILEPLKAVPLPGTSDGAGTLVFREGGTEARARPTTEGLLVLAGSVGNVTARPSLSASLLRRRGDLIEQGVVEVRGNDFVFLKDQLFNSPSTAGAVILGGSINGRIAWKTATGRTFQQLEDQALS from the coding sequence ATGCTTCGGAACACGGCACTCCCCCAAACCATTCAGATATACCTGCCGCAGGGTGACCCCGCCGGTATCCGAATGGCCGAAATCACCACACGGACCGTTCGCGTCTTCGAAGTTCCCCGCCCGCTGCTTCGGGAATTCAGGGACATGCCCGAATCCAAGCAGGTGGGCGTCTACTTCCTGTTCGGTTCCTCGTCATCAGGCCGTCCTTCCTGCTACATCGGACAGAGCGGCGCCATCGGAGACAGGCTGAAACAACACTCCGATAAAAAGGACTTCTGGGACCATGCACTGGTCGCAGTGTCCCTGACAAACGCCTGGACCAACACTCACACCGGATACATGGAATGGCAGGCCATCAAGCGGGCAACCGAAGCTGCCCGCTATGAATTGCACAACGGCAACGATGCCTCGAATCCCCACACCCCGGCACCCCTGGAATCCGACTGCCGAGAGTACTTGGAAACCATCTCAATCCTCCTGACGACTCTGGGTTATCCAATCCTGGAGCCGCTGAAGGCGGTACCGCTGCCGGGCACCAGCGATGGTGCCGGGACCCTGGTCTTCAGAGAGGGCGGAACCGAAGCCAGAGCAAGGCCGACGACCGAAGGCCTCTTGGTTCTAGCCGGATCTGTCGGCAACGTAACCGCCCGGCCTTCTCTTTCAGCATCCCTCCTACGCCGCCGCGGTGACCTTATTGAGCAAGGCGTTGTCGAAGTTCGCGGCAATGACTTCGTCTTCCTCAAGGACCAGCTCTTCAACAGTCCCAGCACCGCCGGTGCAGTAATTTTGGGCGGCAGCATCAACGGCAGAATCGCATGGAAGACAGCTACGGGTCGAACCTTCCAACAACTTGAAGACCAAGCTCTGAGCTGA
- a CDS encoding SixA phosphatase family protein → MSNHHVKRLMLLRHATASWPLDVGEHNRPLTGQGHREAPWAGHWMVDHHAEPDFILCSSALRARQTCTWVCQELQDKAPTAKLERGLYLASSVDMLTLINHVPETVTSLLVIGHMPGIQELAMRLASKSSDEESVMELATEYKPAGLTVLTHSGTWAELDGRDADVTHFVSAQERDPAA, encoded by the coding sequence ATGAGCAATCACCACGTCAAACGCCTCATGCTGCTGCGGCATGCCACAGCTTCCTGGCCACTCGACGTCGGCGAGCACAACCGTCCACTCACGGGGCAGGGCCATCGGGAAGCGCCCTGGGCGGGTCACTGGATGGTGGATCATCACGCCGAACCCGACTTCATTCTCTGCTCTTCGGCTCTACGGGCGCGGCAAACGTGCACGTGGGTGTGCCAGGAGTTGCAGGACAAAGCTCCCACAGCAAAATTGGAGCGAGGTCTCTACTTGGCGTCCAGTGTCGACATGCTCACGCTGATCAACCATGTCCCGGAAACTGTCACGAGCCTCCTGGTTATCGGCCACATGCCCGGCATCCAGGAGTTGGCCATGCGGTTGGCCTCTAAATCATCAGACGAAGAGTCCGTCATGGAACTCGCCACAGAGTACAAACCGGCCGGGCTGACCGTGCTGACGCATTCGGGTACGTGGGCGGAACTCGACGGGCGGGATGCCGACGTCACACATTTCGTGTCCGCCCAAGAGCGCGATCCTGCCGCTTGA
- the tadA gene encoding tRNA adenosine(34) deaminase TadA: protein MSRRGQDHERWMGFALSAAERALDSGDVPIGAVVVGTDGVILGTGRNEREATHDPTAHAEVVAIRRAAEALGSWRLEGCTLLVTLEPCAMCAGAIVLARVPRVVFGAWDPKAGAAGSVFEVLREPRLNHWVEVFPDVRADECSRLLTDFFVGRRASPDE from the coding sequence ATGAGTCGCCGAGGTCAGGATCACGAACGCTGGATGGGCTTCGCTCTGTCGGCGGCCGAACGTGCACTGGACTCCGGGGACGTGCCGATTGGCGCCGTCGTCGTCGGAACCGATGGGGTGATCTTGGGGACGGGCCGCAACGAACGTGAAGCTACCCATGATCCGACGGCGCACGCCGAGGTCGTTGCTATCCGACGAGCCGCGGAGGCGCTGGGAAGTTGGCGGCTGGAGGGCTGCACGCTGTTGGTGACGCTGGAGCCGTGTGCCATGTGTGCCGGGGCTATTGTGCTCGCGCGCGTGCCGCGGGTCGTGTTTGGGGCCTGGGATCCCAAGGCGGGCGCTGCGGGCTCCGTGTTCGAGGTGCTGCGCGAACCACGGCTGAATCATTGGGTAGAGGTTTTCCCAGACGTGCGCGCCGACGAGTGCTCCCGGCTGCTGACTGACTTCTTTGTGGGGCGCCGGGCTTCACCGGATGAATGA
- the upp gene encoding uracil phosphoribosyltransferase: MRVLVVDHPLVAHKLTVLRDKDTSSPVFRLLTEELVTLLAYEATRNVRVESVRVTTPVTATDGIGLLKPTPLVVPILRAGLGMLEGMTRLVPTAEVGFLGMERNEETLEAITYAERLPDDLTGRQVFVLDPMLATGGTLREAIKFLFQRGADDVTCICLLAAPEGLKALEEELDGQNVTIVLASIDEKLNENAYIVPGLGDAGDRLYGVVH; encoded by the coding sequence ATGCGCGTACTGGTTGTTGACCATCCCCTTGTTGCCCATAAGCTCACAGTCCTCCGGGACAAAGACACATCGTCGCCGGTGTTCCGGCTATTGACGGAGGAACTGGTCACGCTTCTGGCGTACGAGGCAACCCGCAATGTCCGGGTGGAAAGTGTCCGCGTGACCACGCCCGTCACGGCAACTGACGGCATCGGGTTATTGAAGCCGACGCCGCTGGTCGTTCCGATTCTGCGTGCAGGTCTTGGAATGCTGGAGGGCATGACACGGCTGGTCCCGACGGCGGAGGTCGGGTTCCTGGGGATGGAACGCAACGAGGAGACGCTCGAGGCCATTACCTATGCGGAGCGGCTGCCCGATGACCTAACGGGCCGGCAGGTGTTTGTGCTGGACCCGATGCTCGCCACGGGCGGCACGCTGCGGGAAGCAATCAAGTTCCTTTTCCAGCGTGGAGCCGACGACGTCACGTGCATCTGCCTGCTGGCGGCCCCTGAGGGTCTCAAGGCACTCGAGGAAGAGCTGGACGGGCAGAACGTCACGATCGTCCTGGCCTCCATCGACGAGAAGCTCAACGAGAACGCCTACATTGTGCCTGGTCTAGGCGACGCCGGCGACCGCCTGTATGGCGTCGTCCACTAG
- a CDS encoding pyridoxamine 5'-phosphate oxidase family protein — MANDSSPNGLKEVADLLEDAKIGVLTTTSAEGHLVSRPLALQETEFDGELWFFTQDPSPKADEIRGNPEVNVAVHSKDGWVSIAGSAELVHDRAKIDELWSSSVAAWFENGKDDPTVSLIRVDAHTAEYWTSDAPKAVNMFKIAKAAVTSDRPNVGKNDVVDL; from the coding sequence GTGGCCAACGATTCATCGCCCAACGGGCTCAAGGAAGTTGCCGATCTGCTGGAGGACGCCAAAATTGGAGTACTCACAACGACATCGGCGGAGGGGCACCTGGTCAGCCGGCCGTTGGCCCTGCAGGAAACAGAATTCGACGGCGAACTGTGGTTCTTCACGCAGGACCCCTCCCCCAAAGCAGACGAGATCCGGGGCAACCCGGAGGTCAACGTGGCCGTTCACAGCAAGGACGGCTGGGTCTCCATAGCTGGCTCTGCCGAGCTTGTTCACGACCGGGCGAAGATCGACGAACTGTGGAGCTCCTCGGTGGCAGCATGGTTTGAAAACGGCAAGGACGACCCCACTGTGTCTCTTATCCGCGTGGACGCGCACACAGCCGAATACTGGACCAGCGATGCACCCAAAGCGGTCAACATGTTCAAGATCGCCAAGGCAGCCGTTACGAGCGACAGGCCCAACGTTGGTAAGAACGACGTCGTCGACCTCTAG